One window from the genome of Streptomyces cadmiisoli encodes:
- a CDS encoding TetR/AcrR family transcriptional regulator produces the protein MGRTSDAGEKILTAARSLIELRGYSALGVAEICKAAGVPKGSFYYFYESKEALALAVIDEQWAGQRRTWTRILGADAEPLERLRLLFEETEAAQRAGQHDCGTVAGCLFGNLTLEMSNQTEAVRARLQEIFEAQVEMVGAVLDEAAEREEIAAADTRAAARAVVAQLEGRVMFAKLYNDTQWLGPLWANCLALLGANAAQQAAAGA, from the coding sequence ATGGGACGGACCAGTGATGCCGGGGAGAAGATCCTGACCGCCGCGCGCTCGCTCATCGAGCTGCGCGGCTACTCGGCCCTGGGCGTGGCCGAGATCTGCAAGGCGGCCGGCGTGCCCAAGGGGAGCTTCTACTACTTCTACGAGTCCAAGGAAGCCCTGGCGCTCGCTGTCATCGACGAGCAGTGGGCCGGCCAGCGGCGTACCTGGACTCGGATCCTCGGGGCGGACGCGGAGCCGCTGGAGCGGCTGCGGCTGCTGTTCGAGGAGACGGAGGCCGCGCAGCGCGCCGGGCAGCACGACTGCGGCACCGTCGCGGGTTGTCTGTTCGGCAACCTCACCCTGGAGATGAGCAACCAGACCGAGGCCGTGCGCGCACGGCTCCAGGAGATCTTCGAGGCGCAGGTCGAGATGGTCGGCGCGGTCCTGGACGAGGCCGCGGAGCGCGAGGAGATCGCGGCGGCGGACACGCGGGCGGCCGCGCGGGCGGTGGTGGCCCAGCTGGAGGGCCGGGTGATGTTCGCCAAGCTCTACAACGACACCCAGTGGCTCGGACCGCTGTGGGCGAACTGCCTGGCGCTGCTCGGCGCGAACGCCGCGCAGCAGGCTGCGGCGGGCGCCTGA
- a CDS encoding PAS domain-containing protein, with translation MPDQPLRTVGASGALHDLLPSALWREDEERRVLEWSPAAEDLLGHRPEAVLGRPARDVLVPDGDRALAEAPARRVQAGETVVGTFCARHRDGHRVTPETCIVPVTDRAPSAGRRRARCGDHLSRRSAGHPLGTGLGDFRTEHVPLPPGGLLVL, from the coding sequence GTGCCGGACCAGCCCCTGCGAACCGTCGGGGCCTCGGGCGCGCTGCACGATCTGCTCCCGAGCGCGCTGTGGCGCGAGGACGAGGAGAGGCGGGTCCTGGAGTGGTCGCCGGCCGCGGAGGACCTGCTCGGTCACCGGCCCGAGGCCGTCCTGGGCCGCCCCGCTCGTGACGTACTGGTCCCGGACGGCGACCGGGCACTCGCCGAAGCGCCGGCGCGGCGGGTCCAGGCGGGCGAGACCGTGGTGGGCACGTTCTGCGCGCGTCACCGTGACGGCCACCGGGTGACGCCGGAGACATGCATCGTGCCGGTCACGGACAGGGCACCCTCCGCCGGCCGTCGCCGCGCCCGGTGCGGCGATCACCTTTCGCGACGGTCCGCAGGGCACCCCCTGGGGACGGGGCTCGGGGACTTCCGGACCGAACACGTCCCCCTGCCGCCGGGCGGTCTGCTCGTCCTGTAA
- a CDS encoding alpha/beta hydrolase produces the protein MPQHFLEPEAQEIADATSKPPFPYELGPVRARKALDELQAAPVEKAAIGEDRWLSVPAEVGDVRVRLIKPVGAAGPLPVILYLHGGGWVLGDSGTHDRLIRELCDGVRAAVAFVEYDRSPEARYPVAVEQAYATARWITRHGAGEGLDAGRTAVAGDSSGGNLAAAVAIMAKRRGDVGFVHQSLYYPATDAAQDTASYREFARGPFLTAKAMEWFWDCYIPDRGPRRHEITASPLRAALDDLAGLPPAFVIVDENDVLRDEGEAYARRLAEAGVPTTSVRYNGILHDFMTLNPVRPTRAATAAVEQAVHVLRMALGTALTRTV, from the coding sequence ATGCCACAGCACTTCCTCGAGCCTGAGGCCCAGGAGATCGCCGACGCGACGTCGAAGCCGCCCTTCCCGTACGAGCTCGGACCGGTGCGCGCACGCAAGGCTCTCGACGAGCTTCAGGCCGCTCCGGTCGAGAAGGCCGCGATCGGCGAGGACAGGTGGCTGTCGGTGCCCGCCGAGGTGGGTGACGTGCGGGTCAGGCTGATCAAGCCGGTCGGAGCGGCGGGTCCGCTGCCGGTGATCCTCTATCTCCACGGAGGCGGCTGGGTCCTCGGCGACTCGGGCACGCACGACCGGCTCATCCGCGAACTGTGCGACGGTGTGCGGGCGGCCGTCGCTTTCGTCGAGTACGACCGTTCGCCGGAGGCCCGCTACCCGGTGGCCGTCGAGCAGGCGTACGCGACCGCGCGGTGGATCACCCGGCACGGGGCGGGCGAGGGACTGGACGCCGGTCGGACGGCGGTGGCCGGGGACTCGTCCGGAGGCAACCTGGCGGCGGCCGTCGCGATCATGGCGAAGCGGCGGGGCGACGTGGGCTTCGTGCACCAGTCGCTGTACTACCCGGCCACGGACGCCGCCCAGGACACCGCCAGCTACCGGGAGTTCGCTCGGGGCCCCTTCCTCACCGCCAAGGCCATGGAGTGGTTCTGGGACTGCTACATCCCCGACCGCGGTCCGCGGCGCCACGAGATCACGGCGTCCCCGCTGCGTGCCGCACTCGACGACCTCGCCGGACTGCCGCCGGCATTCGTGATCGTCGACGAGAACGACGTGCTGCGCGACGAGGGCGAAGCCTATGCGCGCCGGCTGGCCGAGGCCGGTGTTCCCACGACCAGCGTCCGCTACAACGGCATCCTGCACGACTTCATGACGCTCAACCCCGTACGCCCGACGCGGGCCGCGACCGCCGCCGTCGAGCAGGCCGTGCACGTCCTGCGCATGGCACTCGGGACGGCACTGACCCGGACGGTGTGA
- a CDS encoding helix-turn-helix transcriptional regulator, protein MLEALGLSAGETDVYRALVVAVTASAGEVSATTGLDSRTAERMLVALEDKGLARGVEGTSGRFAANPPDISLLPQLERQADELGKARAAVSELMETYRRNAWIRDAGEVVEFITGAAALRQRLRQVQDSAREELLWFCRAQYVAMPSGTNQAEFDALTRGVEYRVLYEQAFFDDAGGMENIVKAVRAGEIARAVATLPLRMAIADRVVAICPLAPAGPAGDPREVTAAVVRGSSLLEALVALFERYWELGAPLRVTPEGRIGAHMLESDADSLTVEDQRLLSLMVAGLTDESIAGQLGISRRTVQRRIQHLMTIAGVATRMQLGWQAARRNWI, encoded by the coding sequence ATGCTGGAAGCGCTGGGACTGTCGGCCGGGGAGACGGATGTGTACCGCGCCCTCGTCGTCGCCGTCACGGCGTCGGCGGGCGAGGTGTCCGCCACGACCGGTCTCGACAGCCGGACCGCCGAGCGGATGCTCGTCGCTCTGGAGGACAAGGGACTGGCCCGTGGAGTGGAGGGGACCTCGGGACGGTTCGCCGCCAACCCGCCCGACATCTCCCTGCTGCCGCAGCTCGAACGCCAGGCCGACGAACTCGGCAAGGCGCGCGCCGCCGTGTCCGAACTGATGGAGACCTACCGGCGCAACGCCTGGATCCGCGACGCGGGCGAAGTGGTCGAGTTCATCACGGGAGCCGCGGCCCTGCGCCAGCGACTGCGGCAGGTCCAGGACAGCGCGCGCGAGGAACTGCTGTGGTTCTGCCGTGCGCAGTACGTCGCGATGCCGTCCGGCACCAACCAGGCCGAGTTCGACGCCCTGACGCGCGGGGTCGAGTACCGCGTGCTGTACGAGCAGGCGTTCTTCGACGACGCCGGCGGTATGGAGAACATCGTGAAGGCGGTGCGGGCCGGGGAGATCGCGCGAGCCGTGGCAACGTTGCCATTGCGGATGGCGATCGCCGACCGGGTGGTGGCGATCTGTCCGTTGGCTCCCGCCGGACCGGCCGGTGACCCGCGTGAGGTGACGGCGGCCGTCGTCCGGGGCAGCAGTCTGCTGGAGGCGCTGGTCGCGCTGTTCGAGCGCTACTGGGAACTCGGGGCGCCGCTGCGGGTGACTCCTGAGGGCCGGATCGGCGCGCACATGCTGGAATCCGATGCCGACTCGCTGACGGTCGAGGACCAGCGTCTGCTGTCCCTGATGGTCGCGGGCCTCACCGACGAGTCGATCGCCGGTCAGCTCGGCATCAGCAGACGCACCGTGCAGCGCCGCATCCAGCACCTGATGACCATCGCCGGTGTCGCGACCCGGATGCAGCTCGGCTGGCAGGCCGCGCGACGCAACTGGATCTGA
- a CDS encoding ROK family transcriptional regulator, with amino-acid sequence MLTPNQASAGELLELIRSGRANTRADLQRATGLSRSTVGQRLDLLNRVGWLRHTDGTSTGGRPSHRIDFDPSHASVIAIDLETRHARAAVLDLAGTILAEHTAPLNIGDGPEQVLDQLAGWFPDLITAAGIEPGHVCGVGLSVPGPVDWETGRVVQPPIMPGWDQYPIRARMQEAYARHVGRSLEDGPVPVFVDNDANLMALAEHQANHRDCAAFVLVKVSTGIGAGVVIGRDVFRGVDGGAGDIGHIRLHDRPDALCMCGSHGCLAAVASGRALAGQLSELGLPSASGSDVRRLLSEGHPDAIRLAREAGRRAGEVLVTVVTLLNPGVLMLAGDLSGVPFMTGVRELLYQRAMPRTTAGLQIVTSRLGDHAGLIGAAAMVVEFLYSPARADARLAARVG; translated from the coding sequence ATGCTGACGCCGAATCAGGCCAGTGCGGGCGAGCTGCTGGAGCTGATCCGCAGTGGCCGCGCCAACACCCGCGCGGACCTGCAACGCGCCACGGGTCTGTCCCGCTCCACCGTGGGGCAGCGCCTGGACCTCCTCAACCGCGTGGGCTGGCTCCGTCACACCGACGGCACCTCCACCGGCGGCCGGCCCTCCCACCGCATCGACTTCGACCCCTCGCACGCCTCGGTCATCGCCATCGACCTCGAAACCCGGCACGCCCGCGCCGCCGTGCTGGACCTCGCGGGCACCATCCTCGCCGAGCACACCGCCCCGCTGAACATCGGCGACGGCCCGGAGCAGGTCCTGGACCAGCTCGCCGGCTGGTTCCCGGACCTGATCACGGCGGCCGGTATCGAGCCGGGACACGTCTGCGGGGTCGGACTGTCCGTCCCCGGACCCGTCGACTGGGAGACCGGCCGGGTCGTCCAGCCCCCGATCATGCCCGGCTGGGACCAGTACCCGATCCGCGCACGTATGCAGGAGGCCTACGCCCGCCATGTGGGGCGGAGCCTGGAGGACGGCCCCGTCCCCGTCTTCGTCGACAACGACGCCAACCTGATGGCACTCGCCGAGCACCAGGCCAACCACCGCGACTGCGCCGCCTTCGTGCTGGTCAAGGTCTCCACCGGGATCGGCGCGGGTGTCGTCATCGGCCGTGACGTGTTCCGCGGCGTCGACGGAGGCGCGGGCGACATCGGCCACATCCGGCTGCACGACCGGCCGGACGCGCTGTGCATGTGCGGCTCCCACGGCTGTCTCGCGGCGGTGGCGAGCGGGCGCGCCCTGGCCGGCCAGCTGTCCGAGCTGGGCCTCCCGTCCGCCTCCGGATCCGATGTCAGACGCCTCCTCTCCGAGGGGCATCCCGACGCGATCCGGCTGGCCCGGGAGGCCGGGCGACGGGCCGGCGAGGTCCTCGTCACCGTGGTCACCCTCCTCAACCCGGGGGTGCTGATGCTCGCCGGTGACCTGTCCGGCGTCCCGTTCATGACCGGTGTGCGCGAACTGCTGTACCAGCGCGCCATGCCGCGCACCACCGCCGGCCTCCAGATCGTCACCTCTCGCCTCGGCGACCACGCGGGCCTGATCGGCGCCGCGGCCATGGTCGTCGAGTTCCTCTACTCCCCCGCCCGGGCCGACGCCCGCCTGGCCGCCCGCGTCGGCTGA